TTTGCTGAGATCCGGCATATCTCCCCGGTTTTACCAAATGGTGAATACCGGCTTCTGCCCATTGTATTTACCGGCATTCAAACTTACGGCATACAAGCCATAAAAAACCTTAAAGGCTTGTTAAGGTTTCAGAAAAAGCACGGTTTATTCCTGCTTCAGGGGGATCAGCAGGCAGTTCGATTCTACCAGCTGGATCACGGGAAAGACGGTGCTACCCAGCACGATGTCGGAGAAATGCGAGCGGCCGTGGGTGCCCATGATGATCAGCGAAACCAAATTGAGTTTCACCTCGCGCATGATCTCGGGCACAATGGCCCCTTCTGCCAGGATCTTGCTGACGGGGGTTTTGGCGGCATCACCAATCTCTTCTGCCATCTTCTCCAGGCGACCGCGGTCGATCTGGTTAAAGCGTGCCAGGGTCTCCTTGTCGTGGTGGCGCAGGGCCACGGTGTCCTGCACGTGCAGCAGGCTGAGCTGCTCGAAATGGGCGGCCAGGTTTTCTTTCAGGTAATTAAAGGCCAGCCCCGAATTTTGTGAGAAATCGGTCAGCAGCAAACCATGGCTCAGCAGGTCACGCGTTTCCAGGACACATTCCTCTTCGCCCATGGCATTGCGCCCCAGGTGCTTGATGCGGATCATCAGCACCGGGCTCTGGCTCTGCTGGATGACGCGCAGGGTGGTGCTTCCGATGAGGTTGCGCTTGGCAAAGCCCGACCCCTTGCTGCCCATAATGATCAGCGCATCCGGATGCAGGGCCGCGAAGTCAATGATCTCCTGCGAAGGCAGGCCCTCTTTCAGCACGATGTCGGACTCGATGCCCTGCTCGCGCATCTTATTTCGCATATTGATCATACGGGCTTCGATGTGCACCATCATCGAATAGCCGCTGTATTCCATATAGTTGAAACTGATGGTGGCTGCGTGAAATACGGTGATATGCTCAATACCCAGGGCTTTGAACTGTGGCACGCATTCCATCAGCAGGTCGGACGCCTTCGACAGGTCGGTGGCAAGAATGGCTTTTTTCATCGCTTAGGTTTTTTTATAGTTCGCTTCCAACCTTGGAAATTACAACATTTTCTGAAAAAATACAATCTTCTGCCTTGAAATACAGGAACGACCCGCTAGGGGCTGGCCTCTTTCAGGGTCCTTAT
The sequence above is drawn from the Bacteroides sp. genome and encodes:
- a CDS encoding universal stress protein yields the protein MKKAILATDLSKASDLLMECVPQFKALGIEHITVFHAATISFNYMEYSGYSMMVHIEARMINMRNKMREQGIESDIVLKEGLPSQEIIDFAALHPDALIIMGSKGSGFAKRNLIGSTTLRVIQQSQSPVLMIRIKHLGRNAMGEEECVLETRDLLSHGLLLTDFSQNSGLAFNYLKENLAAHFEQLSLLHVQDTVALRHHDKETLARFNQIDRGRLEKMAEEIGDAAKTPVSKILAEGAIVPEIMREVKLNLVSLIIMGTHGRSHFSDIVLGSTVFPVIQLVESNCLLIPLKQE